The Aphanothece sacrum FPU1 nucleotide sequence GGATAATCTAACACCTTGTTAATTAAACTTTGTTGCTCATTAGGAGGTAAAAAGTCCATAAAAGCCTCATCAATGACCACCAAATTAAACTGGTCAAGTAAAGGTAAAAGTTGGTCACAACTGAGGAGTTTTCCTGTGGGGTTATGGGGATTATTAAGCAATATTCCGGCATTTTTTCCATCTACTCCTTCTAAGTTCAGACAAAAAGGCTCATTTTGCCAATTTAACAGACGGGTTTCGACTTTTGCGCCAAAAGCTTTCAGGGTGCGCCAATAGTCACTAAAAGCAGGGACAAAGAGATAGGTTAAGTCTTGTTGAGAGAGTTCTCGTCCGGCCCAGGTCAATAACTCAGCGGCCCCATTTCCAGGAAGAATCCAATCTGGGGGGATTTGGTGTTCTTGGGCTAAGATTAAACGCAGTTGAGTATAGTCAGGATCTGGATAATGAGTTAGGGCCGTTAGTTGTTCTTGAATCGCCGCGATCGCAGTATCAGGAGGACCTAAAGGGTTAATACTGGCGGAAAAATCGAGAATCAAAGAAGGGTGACAGCCTATTTGTCTGGCTGCCCAATGAAGATTACCACCATGAATCGGTTGTTTCACGCCAAATTTAAGTTTTTTACTAAAGTCTTGTCCCCCAAGTGGGGGGACTTGTGGAATGTCGTTCAATCCTACTCTTTAGGTTCTTTAGGAGGGGCGACCTTTTCCTTAAAAAGCTTTCCTGCCGAAAAAGCCGGCACTTTGGTCGCAGGAATACTCATTTTTTCGTTGGTTTTGGGGTTACGACCTTCACGAGCTTTTCTGTCACGCGACTCAAATGATCCAAAACCCACTAATGTTACTTTATCCTCTCCTGATACAGCTTCCATGATGGTTTCAATCGTCGCGGTAATCACGGCATCTGCTTGTTTTTTGGTGACATTAGCTTTCATGGCTACTGCATCGATTAATTCGCCTTTATTCATGGGATACTCTCCTTATTTTTTCGATTATCTGTTTTTTTTGGCAAATCTCTCCTTACACTTAAGCTTAAAGAGAATAGTTTGGGATGACCCATCATCAGAAATTTTATGCCGTTAGATCGCTCTAAACCTGATAGGCTAAATATTTCACTGCATTATTCTAAGCCTAAATTGTCTCATCTGGATCGCCCAAACCCTTAATTTATTTGATAATCCTGTGACTAATCCTGGGAAGACTTCTTTTAATAAATTATGATTAATTCATATTTATTCTTTTTTCTTAACTTAATTTATCCTTTCCTTTAAAAGACATTGCAAGTTCTGTTCTTTATTGCCGAAAATAAGTTAAACTCACTACATTAAAAGATAAAAATAAATTGTACGGGCTTCGTTTTCCCCCTACTTAGCATCTAAATTTGTGTCAAGTCATCGGAGAAAATTGGCTCAAAGGAGGTATTGCATGAACGCAAAAGTCAGAGAAAATACTAGGAATGTGGCAATAGTTGGCCCTTATTCTGGTGGAAAAACTACCTTACTCGAAAGTTTACTTTTTGTTACAAAAGCCATCACCCGTAAAGGAACGATCAAAGATAGGAATACTGTCAGTGACTGTTCCCCTGAAGCTAAAGAACGACAAATGAGCGTTGAAGTTTCTGCCGCTAGTACCACTTACCAAGATATCGAGTTAACTTTTCTTGACTGTCCAGGATCTATTGAATTTGCCCAAGAAACCTATAATGCTTTGGTAGGTGCAGGGGCAGCTATTATTGTTTGTGAACCTGTCATTGATCGCATTTTAACTCTGGCCCCCTTGTTTAAATTCCTTGATGATTGGGAAATTCCTCACCTAGTTTTTATCAACAAAATGGATCGATTTAAAGATAGTTTTATGGATGTGTTACACGCCCTAAAAAATATCTCTAGTCGTCCTTTAATTCCTCAACAATATCCCATTCGTCAAGATCGAGAATTGGTAGGTTATATTGATTTAGTCACTGAACAAGCCTATCATTATCATGTTGGAAATTTGGCTGATCCTGTTCCTATCCCTGATCATCTTAAGGAAGAAGAACATTTAGCCCGTCAAGAAATGTTAGAAGTATTAGCAGATTTTGACGATCATTTATTAGAAGAATTGCTTGAAGATATTGCGCCACCACAAGAAGAAATTCTCAACGATTTAAAGCAAGATTTAAGTGAAGATTTAATTGTTCCAGTCTTTTTTGGCATTGCAGAACAAGATTATGGGGTTCGTCCTCTGTTAGATGTATTGCTTAAAGAAGCACCCGCACCGACCGTAACAGCCCAACGTCGAGGCCTTACACTTGAAGCCAAGGGGGAAACCTTAGTTCAGGTTCTCAAAACCTATTTTACTCAACAAG carries:
- the cobD gene encoding threonine-phosphate decarboxylase CobD, translating into MKQPIHGGNLHWAARQIGCHPSLILDFSASINPLGPPDTAIAAIQEQLTALTHYPDPDYTQLRLILAQEHQIPPDWILPGNGAAELLTWAGRELSQQDLTYLFVPAFSDYWRTLKAFGAKVETRLLNWQNEPFCLNLEGVDGKNAGILLNNPHNPTGKLLSCDQLLPLLDQFNLVVIDEAFMDFLPPNEQQSLINKVLDYPNLIILRSLTKFYSIPGLRLGYAIANPSHLQQWQQWRDPWSVNVLAVAAGIAALQDRAFQEKTWQWLIEARQQLWVGLATFSQLYPFSSSANFLLVETQQSSSQLQTLLLKQSHILIRDCLSFPELGDRYFRVAVRTQQENQQLLEGLTMIFCN
- a CDS encoding HU family DNA-binding protein; translated protein: MNKGELIDAVAMKANVTKKQADAVITATIETIMEAVSGEDKVTLVGFGSFESRDRKAREGRNPKTNEKMSIPATKVPAFSAGKLFKEKVAPPKEPKE